Proteins encoded by one window of Bacteroidia bacterium:
- a CDS encoding M14 family zinc carboxypeptidase, translating to MKSINTIVLALLISVNMFAQSEKYQKVRIWLDGKAVSSLAQTGVDLSEAHYRKGLYYETDLSTSELNRISTAGFRTEVLIDDVKQFYKQRNEQQTQKTLSAVTSCSTAPDYPQPAHFGYGSMGGFFTYQQLLDNLDSMAALYPNLITIKQAISNTQTTIEGRPIFYVKISDNPNLAEPEPEVLYTALHHCREPNGMAALVYYMWYLLENYATNTDIQQLVNNTEMYFVPCVNPDGYVFNELNDPNGGGMWRKNRQPFPGGEFGVDLNRNYGVQWGYDDIGSSPDPADDTYRGPSAFSENETQMMSAFCQQHNFKLALNYHTYSNLLIYPWGYIPDYYTPDSALYKNYGDILTTYNKYAAGTANQTVGYMVNGSSDDWMYGEQTLKPKTFAMTPEIGSADDGFWPQQSRIVDLCKENMYANLMLARLAGKFGQATDKSRWNIPALTSYIPFDFKLLGLDTVGTFTVSLTPISSNIQTTGAVKTFSGLNFNLSVADSITITLNSTTLPGDEVKFLLTVNNGLYDISDTIIKYYGPAVTPFYENGSTASAWNTQFWGTATSSFVSAPSSIADSPVGDYQSSSNNAITTISSINLLNAAAARLTFFAKWATEPQYDFAQLLISDNNGSTWTPLCGKYTVPGSNFQDPGNPVYQGVNLDWVKEDINLNAYVGKNVKLKFIMVSDGFVEYDGFYVDDLSLEKIVASGVGIQNLTQQPIQIYPNPASDKVNVVLTQSNAKELTLYNALGQQIHSNPINKNQQHVELNVADFAPGIYVVKIKFDDNTISQCRLTIF from the coding sequence ATGAAATCAATAAATACAATTGTGTTGGCACTATTAATAAGTGTCAACATGTTTGCTCAATCAGAGAAATATCAGAAAGTGCGTATCTGGCTTGATGGGAAAGCAGTTTCTTCACTTGCACAAACAGGAGTAGATCTTAGTGAGGCACATTACCGCAAAGGACTTTATTATGAAACAGATTTGAGTACATCTGAATTGAATAGAATCAGCACGGCCGGATTTAGAACAGAAGTGTTAATTGATGATGTAAAACAATTTTATAAGCAACGAAATGAACAACAGACCCAGAAAACTTTATCAGCAGTGACATCATGCAGCACAGCACCGGATTATCCTCAACCTGCACACTTTGGTTATGGAAGTATGGGAGGTTTTTTTACTTATCAGCAGTTGTTAGATAACCTCGATTCAATGGCTGCATTATATCCTAACCTGATTACCATCAAACAAGCTATTAGCAACACACAAACTACCATAGAAGGTCGTCCGATTTTTTATGTTAAAATTTCTGATAATCCCAATTTGGCAGAGCCGGAACCTGAAGTACTTTACACTGCATTGCATCATTGCCGTGAGCCTAATGGTATGGCAGCATTGGTATATTATATGTGGTATCTGCTCGAAAACTATGCTACCAACACCGACATTCAGCAGTTGGTGAATAATACTGAAATGTATTTTGTGCCCTGTGTAAATCCTGATGGTTATGTGTTTAATGAACTGAACGATCCTAATGGTGGAGGCATGTGGCGTAAAAACAGACAGCCGTTTCCGGGTGGAGAATTTGGTGTTGATCTTAATCGTAATTACGGTGTACAGTGGGGATATGATGATATAGGTTCATCACCAGATCCTGCAGATGACACTTACCGTGGTCCTTCAGCTTTCAGTGAGAATGAAACACAAATGATGAGTGCATTTTGCCAACAACACAATTTTAAGCTGGCATTAAATTATCACACCTATAGTAATTTATTGATTTATCCTTGGGGATATATTCCGGACTACTACACACCTGACAGTGCTTTGTATAAAAACTATGGTGATATTTTAACAACATATAATAAATACGCAGCAGGAACAGCAAATCAAACGGTAGGCTATATGGTTAACGGAAGTTCTGACGACTGGATGTATGGTGAACAAACATTGAAACCAAAGACTTTTGCCATGACACCGGAGATTGGCAGTGCAGACGATGGTTTCTGGCCACAGCAATCGCGCATTGTGGACTTATGCAAAGAAAATATGTATGCCAACTTAATGCTGGCACGTTTGGCAGGTAAATTTGGACAGGCTACGGATAAAAGCAGGTGGAATATTCCGGCACTTACTTCCTATATTCCATTCGATTTTAAATTGCTTGGATTGGATACTGTTGGAACATTTACAGTTTCGTTAACTCCGATCTCTTCTAACATTCAAACAACAGGAGCAGTAAAAACATTCAGTGGTTTAAATTTTAACTTATCGGTTGCAGACTCAATAACCATCACATTAAATTCAACTACATTACCCGGTGATGAAGTAAAATTTCTGTTAACCGTAAACAACGGATTGTATGACATATCTGATACCATTATAAAATATTATGGTCCTGCCGTGACGCCATTTTATGAAAATGGAAGCACTGCATCAGCATGGAATACACAATTCTGGGGAACAGCAACATCCTCTTTTGTATCAGCACCATCAAGCATTGCAGATTCTCCTGTTGGCGATTATCAATCTTCTTCAAATAATGCAATTACAACAATCAGTAGTATTAATTTACTGAATGCTGCTGCTGCACGACTAACCTTTTTTGCAAAGTGGGCAACAGAACCGCAGTATGATTTTGCACAGTTGCTTATTTCTGATAACAATGGCAGCACATGGACACCATTATGTGGAAAATATACAGTGCCGGGAAGTAATTTTCAAGATCCGGGCAATCCTGTTTATCAGGGCGTAAATTTAGACTGGGTAAAAGAAGATATAAACCTGAATGCTTATGTAGGAAAAAATGTGAAGTTGAAATTTATTATGGTGAGTGATGGTTTTGTTGAGTATGATGGATTTTATGTTGATGATTTAAGTTTAGAAAAAATTGTAGCATCAGGTGTGGGTATTCAAAATTTAACGCAGCAGCCTATTCAGATTTACCCGAATCCGGCATCAGATAAAGTTAATGTTGTATTGACGCAAAGCAATGCAAAAGAATTGACTTTGTACAATGCATTAGGGCAGCAGATTCATTCAAACCCCATAAACAAAAATCAGCAACATGTTGAGTTAAATGTTGCTGATTTCGCTCCTGGCATTTACGTAGTTAAAATAAAATTTGATGATAACACCATTAGTCAGTGCCGGCTGACGATTTTTTAA
- the tilS gene encoding tRNA lysidine(34) synthetase TilS — translation MLLQFQQFVKEKKLFSREQTILVAVSGGVDSMVLLQLLLQSGYKIAVAHCNYMLRGEESEGDAQFVHSFCQENKIVIHVAKFETERLSEQNKQSIQVTARELRYNFFQELCSRFHYDFIATAHHANDVAETILINLSRGGGMASWHGIEVKRGNIVRPLLFAQKHEIETYAKENNIQWRMDSSNLKEDYTRNLIRQQMIPVLKKINPSVVETLFHHAEIVSEAEKIILEQIERFRTVSVVTNEKKTIISISDLLKTTAPHTVLYYILQPFGFNSTNVFDIFKSLSHAESKTFYSDRFQLIKERNQLILTPFEEKKTDNFCVEIPTTGTYTITNSQIKIELFENTEDLYNGILKNNNKTTGYFDAEKALFPIVIRSWQHGDYFYPLGMHGKKLVSDFFTDEKISQSEKQKQLLFFSNNELMWLEGRRISEKFKVEKNSSGVLKISVEAIA, via the coding sequence TTGTTATTACAATTTCAACAGTTTGTAAAAGAAAAAAAACTCTTCAGTCGGGAACAGACAATTCTTGTAGCTGTTAGCGGAGGTGTTGACTCCATGGTGTTATTGCAACTGCTTCTGCAATCAGGATATAAAATTGCTGTGGCACATTGTAATTATATGTTACGAGGTGAAGAGTCAGAGGGTGATGCACAATTTGTTCACTCATTTTGTCAGGAAAATAAAATAGTGATTCATGTTGCTAAATTTGAAACCGAAAGGCTGTCAGAACAAAATAAACAATCTATTCAGGTTACAGCACGCGAGCTGAGATATAATTTTTTTCAGGAGTTATGTAGTCGTTTTCATTATGATTTTATTGCTACTGCTCATCATGCCAATGATGTTGCAGAGACCATTTTAATTAACCTGAGTCGTGGAGGTGGAATGGCGTCATGGCATGGCATAGAAGTAAAGAGAGGAAATATTGTCAGACCTCTGTTGTTTGCTCAAAAGCATGAAATTGAAACATACGCAAAGGAGAATAATATTCAATGGCGTATGGACAGTTCTAATCTGAAAGAAGATTACACCAGAAATCTCATCAGACAACAGATGATTCCTGTATTAAAAAAAATCAATCCATCTGTTGTGGAAACGTTGTTTCATCATGCTGAAATTGTATCGGAAGCCGAAAAAATTATTCTTGAGCAAATTGAGAGATTCAGAACAGTATCAGTTGTTACAAATGAGAAAAAAACTATAATTTCCATTTCAGATTTGTTAAAAACAACAGCACCACATACAGTATTGTATTATATTCTTCAACCTTTTGGATTTAACTCAACAAACGTATTTGATATTTTTAAATCGCTGAGTCATGCTGAGAGTAAGACATTTTATTCGGACAGATTTCAACTTATTAAAGAGCGGAATCAATTAATTTTAACTCCATTTGAAGAAAAAAAGACAGATAACTTCTGTGTTGAAATTCCAACAACAGGAACATATACTATTACTAATTCTCAAATAAAAATAGAATTGTTTGAGAATACAGAGGACTTGTATAATGGTATATTAAAGAACAACAACAAAACAACCGGTTATTTTGATGCAGAAAAAGCACTATTTCCAATTGTAATAAGGTCATGGCAACATGGCGATTACTTTTATCCATTGGGTATGCATGGAAAAAAGTTAGTATCCGATTTTTTTACAGATGAAAAAATAAGTCAGTCGGAAAAACAAAAACAATTGTTGTTTTTTAGTAATAATGAATTGATGTGGCTTGAAGGAAGACGTATCAGCGAGAAGTTTAAAGTGGAAAAGAACAGTAGCGGTGTTTTAAAAATCAGTGTTGAAGCAATTGCTTAA
- the pabB gene encoding aminodeoxychorismate synthase component I, with protein MSDTKFSPAEFEELLKSSNGFRNFCFLNSNNAAEGSYSGLTKYDFLAGINALDSVEASSESLEKLEAFIQKNKGKWMFGFISYELKNEIEQLKSSHTDRLNFPVLHFFVPQVVLVSQGGKLRMIDQLEQTTKQFVADDVELRQMNASASVALTPRFSNDDYKQAVEKLKEQLQQGNIYEVTFCQEFYNDSANINPFETYIKLNANTRAPMSCFYKKENQFIISSSPERFMCRRENKIYSQPIKGTAPRSSSREEDEWLKDNLQNSEKERAENMMIVDLVRNDLSRIAQPGTVDVNELLGVYTFKTVHQLISTVSCEVAPTISFSEIMRAAFPMGSMTGAPKISAMTLIDEHEKTNRGLFSGSVGYIDPAGDFDFNVIIRTILYNAKRNYVSVQTGGAITIQSDPDAEYEECMLKAKAMMDVLG; from the coding sequence ATGAGCGACACAAAATTTTCACCTGCAGAATTTGAAGAGCTGCTTAAGTCATCAAATGGTTTTCGCAATTTTTGCTTTTTAAACAGCAACAATGCTGCTGAAGGCAGCTATAGCGGCCTGACGAAATACGATTTTCTTGCCGGGATTAATGCTCTCGATTCTGTTGAAGCTTCATCAGAATCATTAGAGAAGCTGGAAGCATTTATTCAAAAGAATAAAGGTAAGTGGATGTTTGGTTTTATATCGTACGAGCTAAAAAATGAAATAGAACAACTGAAATCATCTCATACAGATAGGTTGAATTTTCCGGTTTTGCATTTTTTTGTACCGCAAGTTGTTTTAGTCTCTCAAGGTGGAAAATTGCGCATGATAGATCAGCTTGAACAGACAACAAAACAATTTGTAGCTGATGATGTAGAGCTTAGACAAATGAATGCATCTGCCAGCGTAGCTTTAACGCCTCGTTTTAGCAATGATGATTATAAACAAGCTGTTGAGAAACTAAAAGAACAACTGCAACAAGGAAATATTTATGAGGTAACTTTTTGTCAGGAGTTTTATAATGACTCGGCAAACATTAATCCGTTTGAAACCTATATTAAACTCAATGCAAACACACGTGCTCCCATGTCGTGTTTTTATAAGAAGGAAAACCAGTTTATTATTTCCTCAAGTCCTGAACGGTTTATGTGTAGGAGGGAGAATAAAATCTATTCGCAACCAATAAAGGGAACAGCACCACGCAGTTCATCACGTGAAGAAGATGAGTGGCTGAAAGACAATTTACAGAACAGCGAAAAAGAGCGTGCAGAAAATATGATGATAGTAGATTTGGTGCGTAACGACCTTTCGCGAATCGCACAGCCAGGCACTGTTGATGTGAATGAGCTGCTTGGTGTATATACTTTTAAAACAGTTCATCAATTGATTTCTACAGTAAGCTGTGAAGTTGCACCCACTATCAGCTTCTCAGAAATTATGCGAGCTGCATTCCCGATGGGAAGTATGACTGGTGCTCCAAAAATTAGTGCCATGACATTGATTGATGAACATGAGAAAACAAACAGAGGCTTGTTTTCCGGCAGTGTTGGATATATTGATCCGGCAGGTGATTTTGATTTCAATGTTATTATACGTACTATTTTGTACAATGCAAAGCGCAACTATGTTTCAGTGCAGACAGGTGGGGCAATAACCATACAGTCTGACCCCGATGCCGAGTATGAGGAATGTATGCTTAAAGCTAAGGCAATGATGGATGTTTTAGGATGA
- a CDS encoding MraY family glycosyltransferase, translated as MNQIIQLFFPFITALIVASIIIPSWIQLCSKWNLFDRPDTRKHHTAIIPSLGGIGIFIAIMISIFLFGSNNQDTNFHSITAAMLILFITGFFDDLTDIKARVKLNIQLVAALIVTYSGLRIQTLNGFAGVHELPILAQYAISIFIILFLVNAYNFIDGLDGLAATIGLIIFSIFTVLFHIHGQQAYAVLCVSVIGALVSFLYFNFNPARVFMGDTGSLVVGFLIAICTLKLFNLWFTSPVVSFGPSLTLATIFILIFDLTRVVFIRVSNGISPFKADRSHLHHMICRQQFGHRGGTFILAAFNILFIVLVLPLGKLRFITFLIFCFCVAILLINSKVMSYVALLRNKITGAPESKMGVDRG; from the coding sequence ATGAATCAGATTATTCAACTGTTTTTCCCATTTATTACTGCTCTTATTGTAGCATCAATAATTATTCCGTCATGGATTCAGCTATGCTCAAAATGGAACCTGTTTGATCGTCCGGATACACGCAAACATCATACAGCAATTATTCCTTCATTAGGCGGTATAGGAATTTTTATAGCTATAATGATTTCGATTTTTTTATTTGGAAGTAACAATCAGGATACAAACTTTCATTCTATTACAGCAGCAATGCTCATTTTATTTATAACCGGATTTTTTGATGACCTTACTGATATAAAAGCAAGAGTAAAACTAAATATTCAACTTGTGGCAGCCTTAATAGTTACCTATTCTGGATTGCGAATTCAAACATTGAATGGTTTTGCAGGGGTACATGAATTGCCTATTCTGGCACAATACGCTATCAGCATTTTTATTATTTTGTTTTTAGTTAATGCCTATAATTTTATAGATGGTTTAGATGGTTTGGCAGCAACAATCGGACTTATTATATTCAGTATTTTTACTGTATTGTTTCATATACACGGGCAACAGGCTTATGCAGTTTTATGTGTCAGTGTTATAGGGGCATTGGTGTCCTTTCTTTATTTTAATTTTAATCCGGCTAGAGTATTTATGGGCGACACGGGCTCGCTGGTTGTTGGTTTTCTAATCGCCATTTGTACTTTAAAACTTTTTAATCTTTGGTTTACATCTCCGGTAGTTTCTTTTGGTCCTTCATTAACTTTAGCAACTATTTTTATTCTGATTTTTGATTTAACAAGAGTTGTTTTTATCAGGGTGTCAAATGGTATTTCACCATTTAAAGCAGACAGAAGCCATTTACATCATATGATTTGCCGTCAGCAATTCGGACATCGTGGAGGCACTTTTATCTTGGCTGCATTTAACATTCTATTTATTGTATTAGTACTTCCGTTAGGTAAACTGCGATTTATCACATTTCTTATTTTTTGTTTCTGTGTGGCTATTCTGTTAATAAACTCCAAGGTCATGTCGTATGTTGCACTGTTAAGAAATAAAATTACCGGTGCTCCAGAAAGTAAAATGGGTGTTGACAGAGGTTGA
- a CDS encoding PorP/SprF family type IX secretion system membrane protein — MKKIITIATLCMLSGMVNAQDHHLSQYFNVPVFYNPALAGNGIQNMRIAVDYRNQWLAPGLSNKTQTIALDKIVNKVGFGLMVSKNSAGKDGFSRLSVLGGISYHANFGYQKRHQLSSGFQVGILQKSFDPNKLTFESQYTPDIGYDPSASNGETFANTKVTRPDINAGIAYHYAQGNKEILIKPFAGASFSHINKPKESFIEEQNVNPIRMNFHGGVTITCSKTIDMKPLVYFMKQDGFQEMSAGIISELSLSNNSLVKLGLLYRNNDAMVAYAGYQFNKVFLGTSYDFNTSKYKPGGSGAYEISLVYTPQGRAKGKRNEERKPEPVNRKKLPEQKATPPQVLTPAPVITPSIIEQNPIVVSLAEMSMKGESKMNEKTELSEYNYQTIGYVVFQNYSLKYDINNRFDVIEATIDYLYKNSNRRIIVSGNASEAELNKNSSIGKQRAETVKAYMIDKGIDADRIITVDVKDKMPALMTEEGTQVERLSRTDILLIK, encoded by the coding sequence ATGAAAAAAATAATCACTATAGCTACACTGTGCATGTTGTCGGGAATGGTTAACGCACAAGACCATCATTTATCACAATATTTTAATGTACCAGTATTTTATAATCCTGCTTTAGCAGGTAATGGAATTCAGAACATGCGCATTGCTGTTGATTATCGTAATCAGTGGCTTGCTCCGGGATTAAGTAACAAGACACAAACAATTGCTCTGGATAAAATTGTTAATAAGGTTGGTTTTGGTTTAATGGTTAGTAAAAACAGTGCAGGTAAAGATGGCTTCAGCAGATTAAGTGTACTGGGTGGTATCAGCTACCATGCAAATTTTGGTTATCAAAAAAGACATCAGTTATCTTCAGGTTTTCAGGTTGGAATTCTTCAGAAATCTTTCGACCCTAATAAACTTACATTTGAAAGTCAGTACACACCTGATATTGGTTACGACCCTTCAGCATCGAATGGTGAAACATTTGCTAACACAAAAGTTACACGTCCTGATATTAATGCAGGCATTGCTTATCATTATGCACAGGGCAATAAAGAAATTCTGATAAAACCTTTTGCAGGTGCTTCTTTCTCTCACATCAACAAACCAAAAGAATCATTTATTGAAGAGCAGAATGTAAACCCAATAAGAATGAATTTTCATGGAGGTGTTACAATCACATGTTCAAAAACAATAGACATGAAACCACTTGTTTACTTTATGAAGCAGGATGGTTTTCAGGAAATGAGTGCCGGTATAATTTCTGAATTATCGTTAAGCAATAACAGCTTAGTCAAATTAGGTTTGCTTTACAGAAATAATGATGCCATGGTTGCTTATGCAGGCTATCAGTTTAATAAAGTATTTCTGGGTACAAGCTATGACTTTAATACATCGAAATATAAACCTGGCGGCAGTGGGGCTTACGAAATTTCACTTGTTTACACACCACAAGGCCGTGCAAAAGGTAAACGCAATGAAGAAAGAAAACCAGAGCCCGTTAACAGGAAAAAGTTACCGGAACAAAAAGCTACTCCTCCACAAGTGCTGACACCTGCACCGGTTATCACACCTTCAATAATTGAGCAGAATCCAATAGTGGTTTCACTTGCAGAAATGTCAATGAAAGGTGAGAGTAAAATGAATGAGAAGACAGAACTTTCTGAATACAATTATCAAACTATTGGCTATGTAGTATTTCAGAATTATTCGCTGAAATATGACATCAACAATCGTTTTGATGTAATAGAAGCAACAATTGATTATCTGTATAAAAACTCGAACAGAAGAATTATTGTTTCTGGAAATGCTTCAGAAGCAGAATTGAATAAAAATAGCAGTATTGGAAAGCAAAGAGCAGAAACAGTCAAAGCTTATATGATAGACAAAGGAATTGATGCGGATAGAATAATAACGGTTGATGTTAAAGACAAAATGCCTGCATTAATGACTGAAGAAGGCACACAGGTAGAAAGGCTATCGCGAACAGATATATTATTGATTAAATAA
- a CDS encoding gliding motility-associated C-terminal domain-containing protein, with protein sequence MIRAGIAIWVVMLCMLTANAQNVVTLAGQSGISGAANGSGTSATFNNPHGMVCDQSGNLFVADRNNHLIRKITPAGLVTTFAGSGIAGSSDGIGTAASFFEPWGIAIDQTGNLYVADTKNYLIRKISPTAVVTTIAGAGTSGVTDGPASSAQFGFPTGIAVDASGNIYVSEFMTHVIRKISNGNVTTFAGTAFQSGDANGAGSNAKFDHPHSIAIGQSGNIFVTDTWNNKIRKITPAGVVSTYAGSTAGYADGAASVSKFDNPLGICADASGDIFVGDVNNFCIRKISNGTVTTFAGTAGTAGAANGPLLQASFNSPSSMAYHSSDKYFIGDEGNELIRLINMNQSSNPLTLSTLNNVNVFCPSSTSIVTASPQGLNSYTFKEGNTVLATNTTGILSLGTLASGTHLITCTATGPLGNYATTTALSITIVDASTPVISPSGPISICSGGSATLTASAGIAYLWTNGATTSSINATLPGTYAVSITYTGGCSYQSNSVTVSLNGSFSASISPSAAQVICPGDSVLLTATTGTSYLWSNGKTTQSIYAKTAANYTVAVTSNFGCTSVSPVVNVSLKAMPASIEASSDSSCSGENVLLSVVQQSNTTYSWFDQAAGGTALATGSSYATAPLAESTTFYVQLNANGCTSVIRFPVLAYIHPILHVDFTESQAVKADGGYAVSFQNNTPTGNNTYTWNFGDGSVNAISNEENPQHVYSSEGDYSVTLSAKDEFGCENSFTKNISVTVAHDLFLPSAFTPNSDGINDIFRLKGSGFVSAEMLILDQWGQLIFRTNNAVIGWDGSVKGNLAPNGTYSYVVKIKLNDGSDKVMKGNISIIK encoded by the coding sequence ATGATAAGAGCCGGAATAGCAATATGGGTTGTCATGTTATGCATGTTAACAGCCAATGCTCAGAATGTAGTTACACTGGCTGGACAGAGTGGTATTTCAGGTGCTGCTAATGGTTCAGGTACTTCTGCAACGTTCAACAATCCACATGGCATGGTTTGCGATCAGTCCGGAAACTTATTTGTTGCCGACAGAAACAATCACCTTATCAGAAAAATTACACCGGCAGGTTTGGTGACCACATTTGCAGGATCGGGTATTGCAGGGAGTTCAGATGGAATAGGAACCGCTGCATCATTTTTTGAACCCTGGGGAATAGCAATTGATCAGACAGGAAACCTTTATGTTGCAGACACAAAAAATTATTTAATAAGAAAAATTTCTCCAACAGCAGTTGTTACAACCATTGCAGGTGCCGGAACTTCCGGTGTTACTGATGGACCGGCAAGTAGTGCACAGTTTGGGTTTCCTACAGGTATTGCTGTAGATGCTTCCGGAAATATTTATGTGAGTGAGTTTATGACTCATGTTATCCGTAAAATAAGTAACGGTAATGTTACCACTTTTGCAGGAACTGCTTTTCAGAGTGGTGATGCCAATGGTGCAGGCAGCAATGCAAAGTTCGACCATCCACACAGCATTGCAATTGGGCAGTCGGGAAATATATTTGTCACAGATACCTGGAATAATAAAATCAGAAAAATTACGCCTGCAGGTGTAGTAAGTACCTATGCAGGAAGTACAGCAGGATATGCTGATGGTGCAGCTTCTGTGAGTAAATTTGATAACCCTTTGGGCATTTGCGCAGATGCATCAGGTGATATATTTGTAGGTGATGTAAATAACTTCTGTATTCGTAAAATCAGCAATGGCACAGTAACCACCTTTGCAGGAACTGCAGGAACTGCAGGTGCGGCAAATGGCCCGTTACTTCAGGCATCATTTAATTCGCCATCGTCTATGGCATATCATTCATCAGACAAGTATTTTATTGGTGATGAAGGAAATGAACTGATCCGGCTCATCAACATGAATCAGAGTAGCAATCCACTAACACTTTCAACATTAAATAACGTGAATGTGTTTTGCCCAAGTTCAACTTCTATTGTTACAGCATCTCCACAAGGGCTAAACAGTTATACTTTTAAAGAAGGAAATACAGTATTAGCTACAAATACAACAGGTATATTATCGTTGGGAACATTAGCATCAGGTACACATCTTATCACTTGTACAGCAACAGGACCATTGGGAAATTATGCAACAACAACTGCATTGAGTATTACTATTGTTGATGCAAGTACACCTGTAATTTCTCCTTCAGGGCCCATATCAATTTGTTCTGGCGGCAGTGCTACTTTGACAGCTTCGGCTGGAATAGCATACCTGTGGACAAACGGTGCAACAACATCATCAATCAATGCAACCCTGCCCGGCACTTACGCAGTGAGTATAACTTATACCGGAGGTTGTAGTTATCAAAGTAATTCCGTTACTGTAAGCCTAAATGGATCTTTCAGTGCATCTATATCACCATCTGCAGCACAGGTAATTTGTCCCGGTGATTCGGTACTATTAACTGCCACAACAGGAACGTCATACTTGTGGTCAAATGGAAAAACAACACAAAGCATTTATGCAAAGACAGCTGCAAATTACACAGTAGCTGTGACAAGCAATTTTGGATGTACCTCTGTTTCGCCAGTGGTTAATGTTTCGTTGAAGGCAATGCCAGCATCTATAGAAGCAAGCAGCGATTCATCATGCAGCGGTGAAAATGTTTTATTATCTGTAGTTCAGCAAAGCAATACAACCTATAGCTGGTTTGATCAGGCAGCAGGAGGCACAGCACTTGCAACAGGCAGCAGCTATGCTACAGCACCTCTTGCAGAGAGCACAACTTTTTATGTTCAGCTTAATGCTAATGGCTGCACAAGTGTTATAAGATTTCCTGTACTTGCATACATACATCCAATTTTGCATGTAGATTTTACAGAAAGCCAGGCTGTGAAAGCAGATGGTGGTTATGCTGTATCATTTCAAAACAATACTCCAACAGGGAATAATACATATACCTGGAATTTTGGTGATGGTTCGGTCAATGCAATATCCAACGAAGAAAACCCGCAACATGTTTATTCATCAGAAGGTGATTACAGTGTAACACTTTCTGCAAAAGATGAGTTTGGGTGCGAGAATAGTTTCACAAAAAATATTTCAGTTACCGTTGCACATGACTTGTTTTTACCTTCTGCATTTACTCCTAATAGCGATGGCATCAATGATATTTTCAGACTAAAAGGTTCAGGGTTTGTTTCAGCAGAAATGTTGATACTTGATCAATGGGGACAATTAATTTTCAGAACAAACAATGCAGTTATAGGATGGGATGGCTCTGTAAAAGGAAATCTTGCTCCTAATGGAACTTACAGTTATGTAGTAAAAATTAAGTTAAATGATGGTAGTGATAAAGTGATGAAGGGAAATATTTCAATCATTAAATAG